The proteins below are encoded in one region of Alistipes indistinctus YIT 12060:
- a CDS encoding amidophosphoribosyltransferase, whose translation MGGFFGTIKKTSCVTDLFYGIDYNSHMGTKRAGMATLNDGVYTRAIHNIANSYFRTKFEPELPTFAGYSGIGVISDTDAQPIIVNCHLGKFAIVTVAKITNLPTLERELLAKGNHFCEHSNGITNQSELVSMLIAEGKTFTEGIENVFRQIKGSCSMLILTESGIIAARDKYGRTPIVIGKGSDGYAISSESCAFPNLGYETDYFIGPGEIVLVTADSITQLRKPGDKMQICSFLWVYYGYPVCEYEGRNVDQMRYDCGVEMGKSDKTEADFVSGIPDSGIGMALGYAAGKRIPYKRGIVKYTPTWPRSFTPPNQQMRELVAKMKLIPNKTLLRGQRVVFCDDSIVRGTQLRDHVAELYDYGAKEIHIRISCPPLIYPCKFLNFTASKSEMELITRRMIQKMEGDANKNLELYATTGSKQYCDLVESIRQQMNVNSLKFNPLETLVKAIGLPKECICTHCFDGSSYE comes from the coding sequence ATGGGCGGATTCTTCGGAACCATCAAAAAAACATCGTGCGTAACCGACCTGTTTTACGGGATCGACTACAATTCGCACATGGGTACCAAGCGCGCAGGTATGGCAACGCTCAACGACGGCGTCTACACCCGTGCGATCCACAACATCGCCAACTCCTATTTCCGCACGAAATTCGAGCCGGAACTACCCACTTTCGCCGGTTATTCGGGAATTGGCGTAATCAGCGATACAGACGCACAACCGATCATCGTGAACTGCCACCTGGGCAAATTCGCCATCGTAACGGTGGCCAAGATCACCAACCTGCCCACGCTCGAGCGGGAACTGCTGGCCAAAGGCAACCATTTTTGCGAGCACAGCAACGGCATCACGAACCAATCCGAACTCGTCTCGATGCTGATCGCCGAAGGCAAGACCTTCACCGAAGGCATCGAAAACGTTTTCCGCCAGATCAAAGGCTCCTGCTCGATGCTGATCCTCACCGAAAGCGGCATCATCGCCGCACGCGACAAATACGGCCGCACGCCGATCGTCATCGGCAAGGGCAGCGACGGTTACGCCATCTCTTCCGAAAGCTGCGCATTCCCAAACCTCGGTTACGAAACCGACTATTTCATCGGGCCGGGCGAGATCGTGCTGGTCACCGCCGACAGTATCACGCAACTGCGCAAACCGGGCGACAAGATGCAAATCTGTTCGTTCCTGTGGGTGTATTACGGCTATCCGGTTTGCGAATACGAGGGTCGCAACGTCGACCAGATGCGTTACGACTGCGGGGTAGAGATGGGCAAAAGCGACAAGACCGAAGCCGATTTCGTCTCGGGTATTCCCGACTCGGGCATCGGCATGGCGCTGGGTTATGCCGCCGGCAAACGCATTCCTTACAAGCGCGGTATCGTCAAATATACGCCGACCTGGCCCCGCAGCTTCACACCGCCCAACCAACAGATGCGCGAACTGGTCGCCAAAATGAAACTGATCCCGAACAAAACGTTACTGCGCGGCCAGCGTGTAGTTTTCTGCGACGATTCGATCGTACGCGGCACGCAGCTCCGCGACCACGTGGCCGAACTGTACGACTACGGAGCCAAAGAGATACACATCCGCATCAGCTGCCCGCCGTTGATCTATCCGTGCAAGTTCCTCAACTTCACCGCCTCGAAATCGGAAATGGAGCTGATTACGCGCCGGATGATCCAGAAAATGGAGGGCGACGCGAATAAGAACCTCGAACTGTACGCGACCACCGGTTCCAAACAATATTGCGACCTGGTCGAGAGCATCCGCCAGCAGATGAATGTCAATTCCCTGAAATTCAATCCGCTCGAAACCCTTGTCAAAGCAATAGGATTGCCGAAGGAATGCATTTGCACGCATTGTTTCGACGGCAGCAGCTACGAATAG
- a CDS encoding acyltransferase, whose translation MTAPAPTLSTTRRPHIVWLDVMRLVAILMVVICHCTDPLNASAEARSNPDIGFWGAVWGAAVRACVPLFVMITGALLLPVRQEAGAFYKKRIPRVLWPFLIWSVLFNLAPWFIQWVGGSSALVTDFFPYAPDPSASLSDALRDVAMIPLAFTVYATPMWYIYLLVGLYLYMPIFSAWVTAASDKSKRLFLYLWGISLLLPYATYFISPNLLGVCSWNGFGTFYYFAGFNGYLLLGHMLSKGNDWPTGKIALLTVPMFSIGFLITFKGFRFMTADPNLTEAGFELFFTYCSINVVMMTAAVFLLVQKARIHSPRIVAMLANLTKCGLGIYLAHYFFIGPAYLATVALGLPAALRVPVAAAIVFSCTWTLIFLIYKLPKAKYIVG comes from the coding sequence ATGACTGCACCCGCCCCCACCCTTTCGACAACCCGCCGTCCCCATATCGTCTGGCTCGACGTGATGCGGTTGGTCGCTATCCTGATGGTCGTGATCTGCCACTGCACCGACCCGCTCAACGCTTCGGCCGAAGCCCGCAGCAATCCTGACATCGGCTTTTGGGGCGCAGTATGGGGAGCCGCGGTCCGTGCCTGCGTCCCGCTGTTCGTAATGATCACCGGAGCGCTGCTGCTACCGGTCCGCCAAGAGGCCGGAGCCTTCTATAAAAAACGCATACCGCGCGTTCTGTGGCCATTTTTGATCTGGTCGGTATTATTTAACCTCGCTCCGTGGTTCATCCAGTGGGTCGGCGGTTCATCCGCCCTGGTAACCGACTTTTTCCCGTATGCACCCGATCCGTCGGCCTCGCTCTCAGACGCGCTGCGGGACGTCGCCATGATTCCGCTCGCCTTTACCGTCTACGCCACCCCGATGTGGTATATCTACCTGTTGGTCGGACTTTACCTCTACATGCCGATCTTTTCAGCATGGGTAACCGCAGCTTCCGACAAGTCGAAGCGGCTGTTCCTCTATCTGTGGGGTATTTCGCTGCTGCTCCCTTACGCGACCTATTTCATCTCGCCCAATCTGCTGGGCGTTTGCTCGTGGAACGGCTTCGGTACTTTCTATTATTTCGCCGGATTCAACGGCTACCTGCTACTGGGTCATATGTTGAGCAAAGGCAACGACTGGCCGACAGGGAAAATCGCCCTGCTGACCGTTCCGATGTTCAGTATCGGCTTCCTGATCACGTTCAAAGGCTTCCGTTTCATGACTGCCGATCCGAACCTGACCGAAGCGGGTTTCGAACTCTTTTTCACCTACTGTTCGATTAATGTCGTGATGATGACCGCGGCCGTCTTCCTGCTCGTGCAAAAAGCGCGCATACACTCGCCGCGGATCGTCGCCATGCTCGCAAACCTGACCAAATGCGGGCTGGGCATCTACCTGGCCCACTATTTCTTTATCGGTCCGGCCTATCTGGCGACCGTAGCGCTGGGGCTCCCCGCAGCGCTACGGGTGCCGGTAGCCGCAGCGATCGTTTTCAGCTGCACCTGGACACTCATCTTCCTGATTTACAAACTACCCAAAGCAAAATATATCGTCGGGTAA
- the rbr gene encoding rubrerythrin, translating into MGKSVKGTKTEQNLLKSFAGESQARTRYTFFASKAKKEGFEQIAGVFAETADQEKEHAERFFKFLEGGMLEITASYPAGKIGTTMENLIEAAAGENEEWSELYPTFAKVAEEEGFPVIAAVFRNIATVEEQHEIRYRKLLAHVEAGNVFSREEEIEWQCRNCGYVHKGKTAPESCPACAHPQAYFEPMKHNY; encoded by the coding sequence ATGGGAAAAAGTGTAAAGGGAACCAAAACCGAACAGAACCTTTTGAAATCGTTTGCTGGCGAGTCGCAGGCGCGCACCCGCTATACTTTCTTTGCCAGCAAGGCCAAGAAGGAAGGATTCGAACAGATCGCAGGCGTATTTGCCGAGACTGCCGACCAGGAGAAGGAACATGCAGAACGTTTCTTCAAATTCCTCGAGGGCGGCATGTTGGAGATTACCGCCAGTTATCCCGCAGGTAAAATCGGCACGACGATGGAGAACCTGATCGAGGCTGCAGCCGGAGAGAACGAGGAGTGGAGCGAACTTTACCCGACGTTCGCCAAAGTGGCCGAAGAGGAAGGGTTCCCGGTGATTGCCGCCGTGTTCCGCAATATCGCTACCGTCGAGGAACAGCACGAAATCCGTTACCGCAAGCTGCTGGCCCATGTCGAGGCCGGCAACGTATTCTCGCGTGAGGAGGAGATCGAGTGGCAGTGCCGCAACTGCGGCTACGTACACAAGGGCAAGACCGCTCCCGAGAGCTGCCCGGCCTGTGCGCATCCCCAGGCTTACTTCGAGCCGATGAAGCACAACTATTAA
- a CDS encoding amidophosphoribosyltransferase: MSDTIKHECGIAFVRLLKPLDFYLKKYGTPFYGLNKMQILMEKQHNRGQDGAGLANIKLFPKPGHVYINRIRSNDDTPIKEIFQRIYDRIEHAVAADPSRLNNPAWLKEHVEFTGEVFLGHLRYGTFGKNDIENVHPVSRENNWMTRSLVLAGNFNLTNIDELYERLIDLGQYPPAKTDTVTILERIGHFLDRENEDKYRYFKDKGYSKREITDLLARHIDLKEILSLAARRWDGGYVMAGMIGHGDAFVMRDPCGIRPAYYYRDDEVVVAASERAVIQTTFNVPYENVQELAPGHALLVRRDGDVSDERFIAPQEVRPCSFERIYFSRGSDQDIYRERKRLGRLLVPQILKSIDGDIENTVFSYIPNTAESAFFGLVEGLDAHCAETRVQKIMAGRDTLTEERLHKILHYKPRIEKIAIKDVKMRTFITQDDERDDLVAHVYDVTYGTIRPDADNLVILDDSIVRGTTLRRSIIRILDRLRPKKIVVCSSAPQIRYPDCYGIDMSRLGDFVAFRAAIELLKEHGMHDVIDDVYRKAKIQMGLERSEAVNCVKKIYEPFTDEEISSKIAQIVTAPDIHAGIEVIYQSVENLHQAIPHHNGDWYFTGDYPTPGGNVVANKAFINFYENRNERAY; the protein is encoded by the coding sequence ATGAGCGATACGATCAAACACGAATGCGGCATCGCGTTCGTCCGGCTGCTCAAGCCGCTGGATTTCTACCTGAAGAAGTACGGCACTCCGTTTTACGGACTCAACAAGATGCAGATCCTGATGGAGAAGCAGCACAACCGGGGACAGGACGGGGCCGGACTGGCCAACATCAAACTCTTCCCCAAACCGGGCCACGTTTACATCAACCGGATCCGTTCGAACGACGACACCCCGATCAAGGAGATATTCCAACGCATATACGACCGGATCGAACATGCCGTCGCTGCCGATCCGTCGAGACTCAATAATCCGGCATGGCTTAAGGAACATGTCGAATTCACCGGCGAAGTGTTCCTCGGCCACCTGCGTTACGGCACCTTCGGCAAAAACGACATCGAGAACGTGCATCCCGTCTCGCGCGAAAACAACTGGATGACACGCAGTCTCGTATTGGCGGGCAATTTCAACCTCACGAACATCGACGAATTGTACGAACGGCTGATCGACCTGGGACAGTACCCGCCCGCGAAAACCGACACCGTGACGATCCTCGAGCGCATCGGCCACTTCCTCGACCGCGAAAATGAGGATAAATACCGCTATTTCAAAGATAAGGGCTATTCCAAACGCGAGATCACCGACCTGCTGGCGCGCCACATCGACCTCAAGGAAATCCTGTCACTGGCCGCACGCCGCTGGGACGGCGGCTATGTGATGGCCGGCATGATCGGCCACGGCGACGCATTCGTGATGCGCGACCCGTGCGGCATCCGCCCGGCTTATTACTATCGGGACGACGAGGTGGTCGTGGCCGCATCGGAGCGCGCCGTAATCCAAACCACCTTCAATGTCCCGTACGAAAACGTGCAGGAGCTTGCGCCGGGCCATGCACTGCTGGTGCGCCGAGACGGGGATGTGTCCGACGAACGTTTCATCGCACCGCAGGAAGTTCGCCCCTGCTCGTTCGAACGCATCTATTTCTCGCGAGGCAGCGACCAGGACATCTACCGGGAACGCAAAAGATTGGGGCGGTTATTGGTACCGCAAATTTTGAAAAGCATCGACGGCGACATCGAAAACACGGTCTTTTCCTACATCCCGAACACAGCCGAAAGCGCCTTTTTCGGACTCGTCGAAGGACTCGACGCCCATTGCGCCGAAACACGGGTGCAAAAAATCATGGCCGGACGCGACACGCTGACCGAAGAGCGGCTGCATAAAATCCTTCATTACAAACCCCGCATCGAAAAGATCGCGATCAAGGATGTCAAAATGCGCACGTTTATCACGCAGGACGACGAACGCGACGACCTGGTGGCCCATGTATACGACGTCACCTACGGCACCATCCGCCCGGATGCGGACAACCTCGTGATACTCGACGATTCGATCGTGCGGGGCACCACGCTGCGCCGCAGCATCATCCGCATCCTCGACCGGCTCAGACCCAAAAAGATCGTCGTCTGCTCGTCGGCGCCTCAGATCCGCTATCCGGACTGCTACGGCATCGACATGTCGCGGTTGGGCGACTTCGTCGCATTCCGCGCAGCGATAGAACTGCTCAAGGAGCACGGCATGCATGATGTAATCGATGACGTGTACCGGAAAGCCAAGATCCAGATGGGCCTCGAACGAAGCGAAGCGGTCAACTGCGTCAAGAAAATTTACGAACCGTTTACCGACGAAGAGATTTCGTCCAAGATCGCGCAGATAGTCACCGCCCCGGACATTCACGCCGGAATCGAGGTGATCTATCAGAGCGTCGAAAACCTGCACCAAGCTATTCCCCACCACAACGGAGACTGGTATTTCACGGGCGACTACCCGACTCCCGGCGGCAACGTCGTGGCGAACAAGGCCTTCATCAATTTCTACGAAAACCGGAACGAACGGGCTTATTAA
- a CDS encoding protein-disulfide reductase DsbD family protein, producing the protein MAHASFKKIFPLFLLLLTVTWPSRAQDDSNPVHWGTAVEKTGDGIYDIRFTARIDSPWHMYDMGPYDDGPNATAFTFTPNGNYTLVGKTRQESKPSKKFDPLFDMEIGTFAGRAVFVQQVKLVPPAGGARIAVNIEWMACDETSCLPPADRDFTVTIGDPSAKTAVPAPSAPASPSGNNNPGLSNLPSASTAGTTASATTPEESTPETTSGTTTANATTDTASAEINAATTEGGSLWSAIIEAILWGFAALLTPCVFPMVPMTVSFFLKGSENKARGRLMASLYGLCIILLYTLPIAVIILITRIVGGDTVTADIFNWLATHWIPNVIFFLVFMIFAASFFGAFEITMPSWLVNKSDSKADKGGIVGVFFMALTLVLVSFSCTGPIVGSVLIKSTSGEVWAPVITMFAFSAAFALPFTLFALFPSLLKNLPKSGGWLNSVKVVLGFLELALGLKFLSVADQTYHWGILDREIYLALWIVIFSLLGLYLLGKLRFAHDSETKTIGVPRLLLSIITFAFVVYMLPGMWGAPLKGLSGYLPPIHTQDFVTGAEAPAAASTPSLDLARPPKHSDFLSLPHGLQGFFDYDEAMAYARKVNKPLFVDYTGHGCVNCREMEARVWADPEVLTLLRNDFVIVALYSDDKKELPQDEWVTTETGKVLKSLGKINAHFAHKQFGINSQPYYMILNDEGKQLVPGRGYNLNIPEFVQFLKKGAEQFRTQHSAPETTNS; encoded by the coding sequence ATGGCTCACGCATCTTTCAAAAAGATATTCCCGTTGTTCCTGTTGCTGCTGACCGTCACATGGCCTTCCCGGGCACAGGACGACTCGAACCCCGTACATTGGGGTACCGCGGTCGAAAAGACGGGCGACGGGATATACGATATCCGCTTTACGGCCCGGATCGACTCGCCGTGGCACATGTACGACATGGGCCCTTACGACGACGGCCCCAACGCCACTGCTTTCACGTTCACCCCGAACGGCAACTATACGCTGGTCGGCAAAACACGCCAGGAGAGCAAACCGTCCAAAAAATTCGACCCGCTGTTCGACATGGAGATCGGCACTTTCGCCGGGCGTGCCGTATTCGTGCAGCAGGTGAAGCTGGTTCCCCCGGCCGGGGGTGCCCGGATCGCCGTCAACATCGAATGGATGGCCTGCGACGAGACAAGCTGCCTGCCGCCGGCAGACCGGGACTTCACCGTTACGATAGGCGATCCTTCGGCCAAAACCGCAGTTCCGGCTCCGTCAGCACCGGCCAGTCCGTCCGGAAACAACAATCCGGGCCTGAGCAACCTTCCCTCCGCTTCGACTGCCGGGACAACAGCCTCAGCGACAACTCCGGAAGAGTCAACTCCTGAGACTACCTCCGGCACAACGACCGCAAATGCCACCACCGACACGGCATCGGCCGAAATCAACGCCGCCACAACCGAAGGAGGATCACTCTGGAGCGCCATTATCGAGGCTATCCTGTGGGGATTCGCGGCACTGCTCACCCCGTGCGTCTTCCCGATGGTGCCGATGACGGTTTCCTTCTTCCTGAAAGGCAGCGAGAACAAGGCACGCGGACGGTTGATGGCCTCGCTTTACGGTCTTTGCATCATCCTGCTCTATACTCTGCCGATTGCAGTAATTATCCTTATTACGCGAATCGTGGGCGGCGACACCGTTACGGCCGATATTTTCAACTGGCTCGCGACACACTGGATTCCGAACGTTATCTTCTTCCTCGTTTTCATGATCTTCGCCGCATCGTTTTTCGGGGCGTTCGAGATTACGATGCCGAGTTGGCTCGTGAACAAAAGCGACAGCAAAGCCGACAAAGGCGGGATCGTCGGCGTCTTTTTCATGGCACTGACCCTCGTGCTGGTATCGTTCTCATGCACAGGGCCGATAGTCGGTTCGGTGCTGATCAAGTCCACCTCGGGCGAAGTATGGGCGCCTGTGATCACCATGTTCGCCTTTTCAGCGGCTTTCGCACTACCGTTCACGCTTTTTGCACTCTTTCCGTCGTTGCTGAAAAACCTGCCCAAAAGCGGAGGCTGGCTTAACTCGGTCAAAGTGGTACTGGGCTTCCTGGAACTTGCACTCGGACTCAAATTCCTCAGTGTCGCAGACCAGACCTACCACTGGGGCATCCTCGACCGGGAAATCTACCTGGCGCTCTGGATCGTGATCTTCTCCCTATTGGGCCTCTATTTGCTGGGCAAACTGCGTTTTGCGCACGACAGCGAGACCAAAACGATCGGCGTACCGCGCCTGCTGCTTTCGATCATTACCTTTGCATTCGTCGTCTACATGCTTCCAGGCATGTGGGGCGCACCGCTCAAAGGGCTCTCGGGCTACCTGCCACCGATCCATACCCAGGATTTCGTAACCGGTGCGGAAGCACCAGCCGCCGCATCGACACCTTCGCTGGATCTGGCGCGACCGCCCAAACACAGCGATTTCCTAAGCCTGCCGCACGGATTGCAAGGTTTCTTCGACTATGACGAAGCGATGGCCTACGCCCGTAAAGTAAACAAGCCGCTGTTCGTCGACTACACGGGGCACGGTTGCGTCAACTGCCGCGAAATGGAAGCGAGGGTGTGGGCCGATCCGGAAGTATTGACCTTGCTCCGCAACGATTTCGTCATTGTCGCGCTTTATTCCGACGACAAAAAGGAGTTGCCGCAGGACGAATGGGTCACGACCGAAACGGGTAAGGTACTCAAAAGCCTCGGCAAAATCAACGCGCACTTCGCGCACAAACAGTTCGGCATTAACTCCCAACCCTACTACATGATTCTCAACGATGAGGGAAAACAACTTGTTCCCGGACGCGGCTACAACCTCAACATCCCCGAATTCGTACAATTCCTCAAAAAAGGAGCGGAGCAGTTCCGCACACAACACAGCGCTCCGGAAACCACGAACTCGTAA
- a CDS encoding 1,4-dihydroxy-2-naphthoate polyprenyltransferase yields MDNIHPNSARAWLLASRPKTLAAAATPVLLGCALAQATGGFEWIPALLCLSFALLMQIDANLINDLFDYTKGSDRQDRLGPERACAQGWITTAAMKRGILLTTLVACALGSGLLFYGGPELIAVGAVCVLFAFLYTAGPYPLAYHGWGDLLVILFFGFVPVGCTYYVMCHGWTPEVAIASLSCGLAIDTLLMVNNYRDREQDARSGKQTLVVRFGAKTGHLLYLGLGISASLLCLFFIHYGHFWAALLPQLYLPLHLLSWKRMVEIDHGRALNRILGQTSRNMLLFGILLSVGLIL; encoded by the coding sequence ATGGACAATATTCATCCCAATTCGGCTCGGGCGTGGCTGTTGGCCTCGCGCCCCAAAACATTGGCCGCCGCCGCGACCCCGGTACTGTTGGGATGTGCGCTTGCACAGGCAACCGGTGGATTCGAATGGATACCGGCATTACTCTGCCTGTCGTTCGCTCTGCTGATGCAGATCGATGCGAACCTGATCAACGACCTGTTCGACTATACCAAAGGGAGCGACCGCCAGGACAGGCTAGGCCCGGAACGCGCCTGTGCGCAAGGTTGGATCACCACTGCTGCGATGAAACGGGGTATACTGCTCACCACCCTCGTCGCCTGTGCATTGGGATCGGGATTATTGTTCTATGGCGGCCCGGAACTGATCGCCGTCGGTGCGGTTTGCGTTCTTTTTGCCTTTTTGTACACGGCCGGTCCCTATCCGCTCGCCTATCACGGCTGGGGCGACCTGTTGGTCATTCTCTTTTTCGGCTTCGTCCCGGTAGGCTGCACCTATTACGTAATGTGTCACGGTTGGACGCCGGAAGTGGCGATCGCTTCGCTGTCTTGCGGACTGGCAATCGACACGCTATTGATGGTCAACAACTACCGTGACAGGGAACAAGATGCCCGTAGCGGCAAACAAACGCTGGTCGTCCGTTTCGGGGCAAAGACCGGACATCTTTTATATCTGGGATTGGGAATAAGCGCCTCTCTGCTCTGTCTGTTTTTCATACATTACGGACATTTTTGGGCTGCGCTGCTGCCACAACTCTACCTGCCGCTCCATCTGCTGAGCTGGAAACGCATGGTTGAAATAGACCACGGCCGGGCACTCAACCGCATCCTCGGCCAAACCTCCCGGAATATGCTGCTGTTCGGGATACTTCTCTCCGTCGGTTTGATTCTGTAA
- a CDS encoding glucose 1-dehydrogenase, with translation MDIAPLFALTGKVAVVTGGGNGIGRASARILAQAGADVVIADMKQDDAQQVADEIETTGRRAIAVACNVGKEEQLQNLVERTLDVFGKLNILVNNVGIGGGGRENPFKITLADFERVYDINVFSTWRLCQLAVPHMKASGYGSIVNISSMSSINSSPDMSAYASSKAAINHMTANLAFDFAPEVRINAIAPGAIETQALASVLTPEIKERMLARTPLKRLGKAEDIAGAVLFLAAPVSAWITGQVLFVNGGGKQTLD, from the coding sequence ATGGACATCGCACCTTTATTCGCTTTAACCGGCAAAGTGGCCGTCGTCACGGGAGGCGGTAACGGCATCGGACGCGCCAGCGCCCGGATACTGGCACAAGCAGGGGCAGACGTAGTCATCGCAGATATGAAACAAGACGATGCACAACAGGTCGCCGACGAGATTGAGACGACCGGCCGTCGCGCCATAGCCGTCGCATGCAACGTCGGCAAAGAGGAACAACTCCAGAACCTGGTTGAACGGACGCTCGATGTATTCGGCAAACTCAACATCTTGGTCAACAATGTCGGTATCGGCGGCGGCGGGCGCGAGAACCCATTCAAAATAACCCTCGCCGACTTCGAACGTGTGTACGACATCAATGTATTCAGCACATGGCGCCTTTGTCAACTCGCCGTCCCGCACATGAAAGCATCGGGCTACGGATCGATCGTCAATATTTCTTCGATGTCGAGCATCAACTCCAGTCCCGATATGAGCGCTTACGCCTCGTCCAAAGCGGCGATCAACCACATGACCGCCAACCTGGCTTTCGATTTCGCTCCGGAAGTACGTATCAACGCCATCGCACCGGGAGCGATCGAAACGCAAGCGCTCGCATCGGTCCTTACCCCTGAAATCAAAGAACGGATGCTTGCCCGTACCCCGCTCAAACGGCTCGGGAAGGCAGAGGATATTGCCGGGGCAGTCCTGTTCCTCGCGGCCCCCGTTTCGGCCTGGATTACCGGACAGGTGCTTTTCGTCAACGGCGGCGGTAAACAAACCCTGGATTAA
- a CDS encoding DUF6582 domain-containing protein, with product MSTSISGSDRLDAEERRELPDSAFGIPETHEFPMPDAAHVRAAEAYFRYAPENKKSELARNILAKAREYGVNVKSETILSWARHE from the coding sequence ATGAGCACCTCTATCTCTGGAAGCGACCGACTCGACGCAGAAGAGCGGCGTGAACTGCCTGACAGTGCGTTCGGAATTCCCGAAACACATGAATTCCCAATGCCCGACGCCGCACATGTGCGGGCGGCGGAAGCTTACTTCCGATACGCTCCGGAAAATAAAAAGTCTGAACTTGCCCGGAATATTTTGGCGAAAGCCCGTGAATACGGTGTCAATGTCAAAAGTGAAACGATCCTTTCCTGGGCCCGGCACGAATAG
- a CDS encoding membrane lipoprotein lipid attachment site-containing protein, translated as MKKMIFALFAGMFAVILSGCSKSEELAGVLEVSVQTLTSKQPLPDYPVIITKSISSTPYVEFKRGVTDKDGVCRFEFKSGELSEYNVVDGNYFEGYAVVLDPTTGTSVGARNFLLQQGKTLPLAVYVRQDE; from the coding sequence ATGAAGAAAATGATTTTTGCCCTGTTTGCGGGCATGTTTGCCGTGATATTGTCAGGATGTTCCAAATCCGAAGAATTGGCTGGTGTATTGGAGGTAAGCGTACAGACATTGACATCCAAACAGCCGTTGCCGGATTATCCGGTTATTATTACGAAAAGCATCAGTTCGACGCCGTATGTCGAGTTCAAACGCGGTGTGACGGATAAAGACGGGGTGTGCAGGTTCGAATTCAAATCCGGTGAACTGAGCGAATATAATGTGGTGGACGGAAACTATTTCGAAGGTTATGCCGTAGTGCTTGATCCGACGACAGGAACATCAGTCGGTGCCCGTAATTTCCTTTTGCAGCAGGGAAAAACACTCCCTCTTGCCGTATATGTGAGACAGGACGAATAA
- the dinB gene encoding DNA polymerase IV — translation MEYRKIIHVDMDAFYASVEQREHPEFRGRPLVVGRPGERSVVSAASYEARKFGIRSAMPSVKAARLCPDVIFVPGNMELYRSVSAQIHRIFHEYTDLVEPLALDEAFLDVTDNKAGLSLGVEVARRIKQRIRRELGLVASAGVSYNKFLAKIASDFRKPDGLCTIHPDRAQAFIEKLPIEVFWGVGRVTAQKMHALGIADGAALHACSQEFLTRHFGKNGRLYYDFARGIDPRPVMAVRVRKSVGCEDTFDYDLTEMADIVQELRLLAEKLERRMEKADFRGITLTLKVKFDDFTIRSRSVSPGYEIMTAPQVTELAEQLARSPDLFMRPVRLLGLSVSHPLLEKPESFASQLDIDFPEFVD, via the coding sequence ATGGAATACCGCAAGATTATCCATGTCGATATGGACGCTTTCTATGCGTCGGTCGAACAGCGGGAACATCCTGAGTTTCGGGGGCGTCCGTTGGTCGTGGGACGTCCCGGGGAGCGCAGCGTGGTGTCGGCTGCGAGCTATGAGGCGCGTAAATTCGGTATTCGTTCGGCTATGCCGTCGGTCAAAGCGGCCCGGCTCTGTCCGGATGTGATTTTTGTTCCCGGCAATATGGAGTTGTACCGCTCGGTGTCGGCCCAGATTCACCGGATTTTTCACGAATATACAGACCTCGTCGAACCGTTGGCTTTGGATGAGGCGTTTCTGGATGTGACGGACAATAAGGCCGGACTTTCGCTGGGCGTTGAAGTGGCGCGCCGGATCAAACAACGCATCCGCAGAGAATTGGGCCTGGTTGCCTCGGCGGGTGTATCGTATAACAAATTTTTGGCAAAGATCGCGTCGGATTTCCGGAAACCCGACGGGCTTTGTACGATTCATCCCGACCGTGCGCAGGCTTTTATTGAAAAATTGCCCATCGAAGTATTTTGGGGCGTGGGCCGGGTTACTGCACAGAAAATGCACGCTTTGGGTATTGCCGACGGAGCTGCGCTACATGCGTGCTCGCAGGAGTTCCTGACGCGTCACTTCGGTAAAAACGGTCGGCTGTATTACGATTTTGCACGGGGAATCGATCCGAGGCCCGTGATGGCCGTGCGGGTACGTAAATCGGTGGGCTGTGAGGATACGTTCGATTATGACCTGACGGAGATGGCGGATATAGTACAGGAGCTTCGTTTATTGGCGGAGAAGCTTGAACGACGCATGGAAAAGGCCGATTTTCGCGGAATTACATTGACCCTGAAAGTGAAATTCGATGATTTTACCATTCGTTCCCGTAGTGTAAGTCCCGGTTACGAAATTATGACGGCACCGCAAGTGACGGAGTTGGCGGAACAGTTGGCTCGTAGTCCCGATCTGTTTATGCGGCCGGTACGCCTGCTGGGACTCAGCGTTTCACATCCCTTGCTGGAGAAACCGGAATCTTTTGCATCCCAATTGGATATTGATTTTCCGGAGTTCGTTGATTGA